The Chloroflexota bacterium sequence TTTTCCACCCGCAGGTAAACTGGCTGACATCTATATTGGAGGTGGTTGTTGGTCATAAGGCAGCCGGGGAGCAGCCCTGACTCGCAGAGAATCTGGAAGCCATTGCAGATGCCGAAGACAAGGCCGCCGCGGCGGGCGAAACGCTCTACTTCGGCCATTATGGGTGAGAAGCGGGCAATAGCGCCAGGGCGGAGGTAGTCGCCATAGGAAAAGCCACCGGGGAGGAGAACGCAGTCGTAGCCAGAGAGATCAGTGTCCCGGTGCCAGATATAGCTCACTGGCTGAGCGAGGATCTTGTCAATGACATAGTAGCAGTCCGTGTCGCTCCAGGTGCCGGGGAACACAATTACGCCGAATTTCAACGTATTACTTCCGCCAGCTCAATAGGGGGGATACACAGGCTATTCTCGCAAGAGCGCTTCGATTTCAGGTTGAGTGATTTCATAAGTAAGGAGCTATTCCACAGGCTGATGGTTCATGAACCATCTAGCAGCTCCGATACCACATTGCTTACTTCAGCGCCTGGTGCTTTCCCCTTGAGTTGAGCCATGAGCTTCGACATCACCTTGCCTTTGTCACCGGGGCCCTGTGCCTCCACCTCTTTAATCACCTGGCGAGCGGCAACCAGGATTTCCTCCCTGGACATCTGTTGAGGCAGATATTCCAGCAGAACAGCAAGCTCACCCTCCTCTTTGGCGACCAGGTCACTGCGGTTTCCCTTGCGAAAGGCATCTATGCTTTCCCGATGTTGTTTTGCCTGTTTGTTAATGACGGCTACTACGTCGCCGTCATCCATGGGGGCATCTCTGCCTTTGGCAATCTGAGCGTTGTTAATGTTTGCTATCAACAAACGAAGAACTAAAAGACGGGCTTTGTCGCCTGCTTTCAGGGTGTGGTTGAGGTCATCTCTCAACCTTTGTAGTAAAGACACCTTACCCTCTTACTGTTCTCGTGGAACGAAGGTCCTTGGGCCTCTGCCGCTCTTGCGTTTCTTGGTAGCCTCTTTTTTCTTGTTCTTTACGCTGAGCTTCTCGTAGGATCCCCGGCGTCTGATCTCAGCGAGGATACCATCCTGCTGCACTCTTCTATTGAACCTGCGCAGCAGGCTCTCGAAGCTCTCGTTATCACCGATGTTTACGTCGGCCACATATCATCCCCCCTCCCGGTTAGGATTCGGTTTTGCCTTGTCTTTATTGTTTTCAGTGTAATGTATTGTATATTCTAGGATAGAAAGCGTCAACTAAGGCCTGTTGAAAAGGATGTAGTGGAGTCTTCTGCTAGTTTCAAGATTTTTCTCAGTATCTCGCGGGCGGCTATGACGCCAGAAGCCGAGGCTTGGACCAGTCCGCGGCTGACTCCGGCTCCATCCCCGATAGCAAACACGCCAGGTATTTCAGTCTCCATATTCTGGCTGATCTGAAGTCGGCAAGAGTAAAATTTGACCTCGACTCCATAAAGGAGGGTGTGGCGTGAGGCAACCCCGGGGCAGAGTTTATCCATGGCCTGCAGCATCTCTACGATGCCTTTGAGATGGCGGTAAGGGAGGACGAAGCTGAGGTCACCCGGGGTCGCGTTCTTCAGGGTAGGTTGGACAATGCTCCGCTCTAAGCGCTCCGGGGTAGACCGGCGTCCTTCCTGAAGATCTCCAAGTCGCTGCACGAGTACACCATCACCGAGGATATTGGCCAGGCGGGCAAGGTATTTACCGTAGGCTATAGGTTCCCGGAATGGATGAGTGAAGGCGGTGCTGACTAGAAGGGCAAAATTGGTGTTACCCGTCTTGCGGTGAGCGTAACTATGTCCATTTACGGTGACCACGGGATCACTTCCCCCTGTAGACTCCAGGGTCACCTCTCCGCCGGGGCACATGCAGAAAGTCCTCACGCGATCATCAAAGGTATTGGTGAAGAACTCCAGCTTTGACTCATATAATGTGTCGGTCAACTCCTCCAGCACAGCACTGGGTAATTCCACCCTGACGCCCACGTCAACGGGGTTGTTATACAGGGTGAGCTTCAATCGGTTGG is a genomic window containing:
- the purQ gene encoding phosphoribosylformylglycinamidine synthase subunit PurQ; this encodes MKFGVIVFPGTWSDTDCYYVIDKILAQPVSYIWHRDTDLSGYDCVLLPGGFSYGDYLRPGAIARFSPIMAEVERFARRGGLVFGICNGFQILCESGLLPGCLMTNNHLQYRCQPVYLRVENTSLPFTSQCRKGQVLRIPVSHYDGNYYADEATLQELEANKQIAFRYSSPKGEITREANPNGSLHNIAGITNKKGNVLGMMPHPERSCEEIIGGVDGNFIFESLVTNWQRRVRV
- a CDS encoding GatB/YqeY domain-containing protein, with translation MSLLQRLRDDLNHTLKAGDKARLLVLRLLIANINNAQIAKGRDAPMDDGDVVAVINKQAKQHRESIDAFRKGNRSDLVAKEEGELAVLLEYLPQQMSREEILVAARQVIKEVEAQGPGDKGKVMSKLMAQLKGKAPGAEVSNVVSELLDGS
- the rpsU gene encoding 30S ribosomal protein S21, producing the protein MADVNIGDNESFESLLRRFNRRVQQDGILAEIRRRGSYEKLSVKNKKKEATKKRKSGRGPRTFVPREQ
- a CDS encoding NAD(P)/FAD-dependent oxidoreductase — encoded protein: MPRKYDVIIVGGGPAGIFAALELSRAAGIKTLLLEKGKDLENRNCLVSDKNDKNVKCLSCSPCNLVSGLGGAGAFSDGKMTLSPHVGGHLKEYLGEEKAFELIRYVDEVYLRFGATNRLYGVGDKVEQLSRKAILAELHLIPVAIRHLGTEHCREILRSMHNFLSTGVDIEVERAASIILADNTGVKGIQTEDGEQLECDYLILAPGREGADWLAQEANRLKLTLYNNPVDVGVRVELPSAVLEELTDTLYESKLEFFTNTFDDRVRTFCMCPGGEVTLESTGGSDPVVTVNGHSYAHRKTGNTNFALLVSTAFTHPFREPIAYGKYLARLANILGDGVLVQRLGDLQEGRRSTPERLERSIVQPTLKNATPGDLSFVLPYRHLKGIVEMLQAMDKLCPGVASRHTLLYGVEVKFYSCRLQISQNMETEIPGVFAIGDGAGVSRGLVQASASGVIAAREILRKILKLAEDSTTSFSTGLS